From a region of the Colias croceus chromosome 14, ilColCroc2.1 genome:
- the LOC123697287 gene encoding uncharacterized protein LOC123697287, whose amino-acid sequence MAFMMPVMKNDWDIYNSQRSRRASESADKAGIGGRMRKVSESRSEGPVFSPRAAALSPHRSAPAMRSASYGRMPPSRVSLRAQDSPKGSASPPSAGRDSDKFHSRARADSPERKWHCTACMPYL is encoded by the exons ATGGCGTTCATGATGCCAGTAATGAAGAACGATTGGGACATATACAATTCCCAGCGGTCAAGACGGGCCTCGGAATCAGCAGACAAGGCCGGCATCGGCGGTCGGATGCGCAAGGTGTCAGAGTCTCGGTCGGAGGGGCCAGTCTTCTCCCCGCGCGCGGCGGCCTTGAGCCCCCACAGGAGTGCACCGGCCATGCGCTCCGCGTCGTACGGCCGTATGCCGCCGTCGCGGGTATCGCTACGGGCGCAGGACAGCCCCAAGGGCTCGGCTAGCCCGCCCAGTGCAGGACGGGACTCGGACAAGTTTCATAGCAG GGCGCGCGCCGACTCCCCCGAGCGAAAGTGGCACTGTACCGCCTGCATGCCCTATCTGTGA